In Callospermophilus lateralis isolate mCalLat2 chromosome 18, mCalLat2.hap1, whole genome shotgun sequence, one DNA window encodes the following:
- the Med29 gene encoding mediator of RNA polymerase II transcription subunit 29 has product MAAPQQQASVASSAGSVSGPGSTGGPGSQQQPQPPAQLVGPAQSGLLQQQQQDFDPVQRYKMLIPQLKESLQTLMKVAAQNLIQNTNIDNGQKSSDGPIQRFDKCLEEFYALCDQLELCLRLAHECLSQSCDSAKHSPTLVPTATKPDAVQPDSLPYPQYLAVIKAQIACAKDIHTALLDCANKVTGKTPAPPTGPGGTL; this is encoded by the exons ATGGCTGCGCCCCAGCAGCAGGCTTCAGTGGCTTCCTCAGCTGGTAGTGTATCGGGTCCGGGTTCCACTGGTGGCCCGGGTTCCCAGCAGCAGCCGCAACCGCCAGCACAACTGGTGGGACCTGCCCAAAGCGGTCTCCTGCAGCAACAACAACAGGACTTCGATCCTGTGCAGCGCTATAAGATGCTCATCCCGCAGCTGAAGGAGAGTCTACAG ACCTTGATGAAGGTTGCAGCGCAGAACTTGATTCAGAACACTAACATTGACAATGGACA AAAGAGCAGCGATGGACCCATACAGCGCTTTGACAAGTGCCTGGAGGAGTTCTACGCACTCTGTGACCAGCTGGAGCTGTGTCTG CGCCTGGCGCATGAGTGCCTTTCACAGAGCTGTGACAGTGCCAAGCACTCTCCGACCCTGGTGCCCACAGCCACCAAGCCAGATGCCGTGCAGCCTGACAGCCTGCCCTACCCACAGTACCTGGCCGTCATCAAAGCCCAGATTGCCTGTGCCAAGGACATTCATACGGCCCTGCTGGACTGTGCCAACAAGGTCACAGGCAAGACGCCTGCACCACCTACTGGCCCCGGGGGCACCCTCTGA
- the Paf1 gene encoding RNA polymerase II-associated factor 1 homolog: protein MAPTIQTQAQREDGHRPNSHRTLPERSGVVCRVKYCNSLPDIPFDPKFITYPFDQNRFVQYKATSLEKQHKHDLLTEPDLGVTIDLINPDTYRIDPNVLLDPADEKLLEEEIQAPTSSKRSQQHAKVVPWMRKTEYISTEFNRYGISNEKPEVKIGVSVKQQFTEEEIYKDRDSQITAIEKTFEDAQKSISQHYSKPRVTPVEVMPVFPDFKMWINPCAQVIFDSDPAPKDTSGAAALEMMSQAMIRGMMDEEGNQFVAYFLPVEETLKKRKRDQEEEMDYAPDDVYDYKIAREYNWNVKNKASKGYEENYFFIFREGDGVYYNELETRVRLSKRRAKAGVQSGTNALLVVKHRDMNEKELEAQEARKAQLENHEPEEEEEEEMEAEEKEAGGSDEENEKGSSSEKEGSEDERSGSESEREEGDREEASDKSGSGEDESSEDEARAARDKEEIFGSDADSEDDADSDDEDRGRAGGGSDNDSDSGSDGGGQRSRSASPFPSGSEHSAQEDGSEAAASDSSEADSDSD, encoded by the exons ATGGCGCCCACCATCCAGACCCAGGCCCAGCGGGAGGATGGCCACAG GCCCAATTCCCACCGGACTCTACCTGAGAG atCTGGAGTGGTCTGCCGAGTCAAGTATTGCAATAGTCTCCCTGACATCCCCTTCGACCCCAAGTTCATCACATACCCTTTTGACCAGAACAG GTTTGTCCAGTATAAAGCGACCTCCTTAGAGAAACAGCACAAACATGACCTCCTGACTGAGCCAGATCTGGGAGTCACCATTGACCTCATCAACCCCGACACCTACCGCATTGATCCAAATG TTCTCCTGGATCCAGCTGATGAGAAGCTTTTAGAAGAGGAGATTCAGGCTCCCACCAGCTCTAAGAG ATCCCAGCAACATGCAAAAGTAGTGCCATGGATGCGGAAGACAGAGTACATTTCCACTGAATTCAACCGTTATGGCATCTCTAATGAGAAACCTGAGGTCAA GATTGGGGTTTCTGTGAAGCAGCAGTTCACTGAGGAAGAAATATATAAAGATAGGGATAGCCAGATCACGGCCATCGAGAAGACTTTTGAGGATGCCCAGAAATCA ATCTCCCAGCATTACAGCAAGCCTCGAGTGACACCAGTGGAGgtcatgcctgtattcccagactTTAAG ATGTGGATCAACCCATGTGCTCAGGTAATCTTTGACTCAGATCCAGCTCCCAAGGACACAAGTGGTGCAGCTGCATTGGAGATGATGTCTCAGGCCATGATCAG GGGCATGATGGATGAGGAAGGGAACCAGTTTGTGGCCTATTTCCTACCTGTGGAAGAGACACTGAAGAAACGAAAACGGGaccaggaggaggagatggactaTGCACCAGATGATGT GTATGACTACAAGATTGCTCGGGAGTACAACTGGAATGTGAAGAACAAGGCTAGCAAGGGCTATGAGGAAAACTACTTCTTCATCTTTCGAGAGGGTGATGGAGTTTACTACAATGAGTTGGAGACCAG GGTCCGCCTTAGTAAGCGCCGGGCCAAGGCTGGAGTTCAGTCAGGCACCAATGCCCTGCTTGTGGTCAAACACCGGGACATGAATGAGAAGGAATTAGAAGCCCAG GAGGCACGGAAGGCCCAGCTGGAAAACCACGAaccagaggaggaagaggaggaggagatggaggcagAAGAGAAAGAAGCTGGGGGCTCAG ATGAGGAGAACGAGAAGGGCAGCAGCAGTGAGAAGGAGGGCAGCGAGGACGAGCGCTCAGGCAGTGAGAGTGAACGAGAGGAAGGTGACAGGGAGGAGGCAAGTGACAAGAGTGGAAGTGGTGAGGACGAGAGCAGTGAGGATGAAGCTCGGGCTGCTCGGGACAAAGAGGAGATCTTTGGTAGTGATGCGGATTCGGAGGATGATGCGGACTCTGATGATGAGGACAGAGGACGGGCCGGAGGTGGCAGTGACAATGATTCGGACAGTGGCAGTGATGGGGGTGGCCAGCGGAGCCGGAGCGCCAGCCCCTTCCCCAGTGGCAGTGAACACTCGGCCCAGGAAGATGGCAGTGAAGCTGCAGCTTCTGATTCCAGTGAGGCTGACAGCGATAGTGACTGA
- the Samd4b gene encoding protein Smaug homolog 2 isoform X2: MRLLQKVLAYSIESNAFIEESRQLLSYALIHPATTLEDRNALALWLSHLEERLASGFRTRPEPSYHSRQGSDEWGGTAELGPGEAGPGWQDKPPRENGHVPFHPSTSVPPAINSIGSNANTGLPCQIHPSPLKRSMSLIPTSPQAPGEWPSPEELGARAAFTTPDHAPLSPQSSVASSGSEQTEEQGSSRNTFQEDGSGMKDVPSWLKSLRLHKYAALFSQMSYEEMMTLTEQHLESQNVTKGARHKIALSIQKLRERQSVLKSLEKDVLEGGNLRNALQELQQIIITPIKAYSVLQATVAATTTTPTAKDGGRGEPLLPGAEPPLAHPGTDKGTEAKDPPAAEKYPPPPAPASTDGSEPAPAPVADGDIPSQFTRVMGKVCTQLLVSRPDEENITSYLQLIEKCLTHEAFTETQKKRLLSWKQQVLKLLRTFPRKAALDMQNYRQQKGWAFGSNSLPIAGSVGMGVARRTQRQFPMPPRALPPGRMGLLSPSGIGGVSPRHALTSPSLGGQGRQNLWFANPGGSNSMPSQSRSSVQRTHSLPVHSSPQAILMFPPDCPVPGPDLEINPTLESLCLSMTEHALGDGTDKTSTI, from the exons ATGAGGCTACTGCAGAAAGTGCTGGCTTACTCGATTGAGAGCAATGCCTTCATCGAGGAGAGCCGCCAGCTGCTCTCCTATGCCCTCATCCACCCAGCCACCACACTGGAGGACCGCAATGCGCTGGCCCTCTGGCTGAGCCACCTGGAAGAGCGGCTGGCTAGTGGCTTCCGTACCCGGCCAGAACCCTCCTACCACTCACGCCAGGGCTCAGATGAGTGGGGGGGGACTGCAGAGCTGGGCCCTGGAGAGGCAGGGCCAGGCTGGCAAGACAAGCCACCCCGGGAAAATGGACATGTGCCCTTCCACCCATCCACCTCGGTGCCGCCAGCCATCAACAGTATTGGGAGCAATGCAAATACAG GTCTCCCCTGCCAAATCCACCCTAGCCCACTGAAGCGCTCCATGTCACTCATCCCTACGAGCCCTCAGGCCCCTGGTGAGTGGCCAAGTCCAGAGGAGCTCGGTGCTCGGGCTGCTTTCACCACGCCCGACCACGCACCCCTCTCGCCCCAGAGCAGCGTGGCCTCCTCTGGCAGTGAGCAGACGGAGGAGCAGGGCTCCAGCCGGAACACTTTCCAGGAGGACGGCAGTGGTATGAAAG ATGTGCCCTCGTGGCTCAAGAGCCTCCGTTTGCACAAATATGCAGCCCTCTTCTCACAGATGAGCTATGAGGAGATGATGACACTGACTGAGCAGCACCTAGAGTCACAG AATGTCACCAAAGGTGCCCGCCACAAGATAGCCCTGAGTATCCAGAAGCTGCGTGAGAGGCAGAGTGTCCTCAAGtccctagagaag GATGTGCTAGAAGGTGGGAATCTGCGGAATGCTCTACAGGAGCTGCAGCAGATCATCATCACCCCCATCAAGGCCTACAGTGTCCTTCAGGCTACTGTGGCTGCTACCACTACCACCCCTACTGCCAAGGATGGGGGCCGGGGGGAGCCGCTGCTGCCAGGTGCTGAGCCTCCCCTAGCCCACCCTGGCACGGACAAGGGCACTGAGGCCAAGGACCCTCCAGCTGCAGAGAAGTATCCCCCTCCACCAGCTCCAGCTTCCACTGATGGCAGCGAGCCAGCGCCGGCTCCCGTTGCTGACGGAGACATCCCCAGCCAGTTTACACGGGTGATGGGCAAAG TGTGTACCCAGCTGCTGGTGTCCCGACCAGACGAGGAGAACATCACCAGTTACCTCCAGCTCATCGAAAAGTGCCTGACTCATGAG GCTTTCACAGAGACACAGAAGAAGCGACTGTTGTCCTGGAAACAGCAAGTGCTGAAGCTCCTCCGGACATTCCCGCGCAAAGCCGCACTGGACATGCAGAACTACCGGCAGCAGAAGGG CTGGGCATTCGGCTCCAACTCACTCCCCATAGCTGGCTCTGTGGGGATGGGGGTGGCCCGACGGACCCAGCGGCAGTTCCCAATGCCTCCCCGGGCCCTCCCACCTGGCAGGATGGGTCTCCTGAGCCCCTCGGGTATTGGGGGTGTCTCCCCTCGACATGCCCTCACCAGCCCCAGCCTCGGGGGCCAGGGCCGACAG AACCTGTGGTTTGCCAATCCTGGAGGCAGCAACAGCATGCCCAGTCAGAGCCGCAGCTCCGTGCAGCGAACCCACTCGCTCCCAGTCCACTCGTCACCCCAGGCCATTCTCATGTTCCCTCCAG aCTGCCCGGTCCCTGGGCCTGACCTGGAGATCAATCCCACCCTGGAGTCTCTGTGTCTGAGCATGACAGAACACGCCTTGGGTG ATGGGACAGACAAAACCTCCACCATCTGA
- the Samd4b gene encoding protein Smaug homolog 2 isoform X1, translating to MMFRDQVGILAGWFKGWNECEQTVALLSLLKRVTRTQARFLQLCLEHSLADCNDIHLLESEANSAAIVSQWQQESKEKVVSLLLSHLPLLQPGNTEAKSEYMRLLQKVLAYSIESNAFIEESRQLLSYALIHPATTLEDRNALALWLSHLEERLASGFRTRPEPSYHSRQGSDEWGGTAELGPGEAGPGWQDKPPRENGHVPFHPSTSVPPAINSIGSNANTGLPCQIHPSPLKRSMSLIPTSPQAPGEWPSPEELGARAAFTTPDHAPLSPQSSVASSGSEQTEEQGSSRNTFQEDGSGMKDVPSWLKSLRLHKYAALFSQMSYEEMMTLTEQHLESQNVTKGARHKIALSIQKLRERQSVLKSLEKDVLEGGNLRNALQELQQIIITPIKAYSVLQATVAATTTTPTAKDGGRGEPLLPGAEPPLAHPGTDKGTEAKDPPAAEKYPPPPAPASTDGSEPAPAPVADGDIPSQFTRVMGKVCTQLLVSRPDEENITSYLQLIEKCLTHEAFTETQKKRLLSWKQQVLKLLRTFPRKAALDMQNYRQQKGWAFGSNSLPIAGSVGMGVARRTQRQFPMPPRALPPGRMGLLSPSGIGGVSPRHALTSPSLGGQGRQNLWFANPGGSNSMPSQSRSSVQRTHSLPVHSSPQAILMFPPDCPVPGPDLEINPTLESLCLSMTEHALGDGTDKTSTI from the exons ATGATGTTCCGAGACCAGGTGGGCATCCTCGCTGGCTGGTTCAAGGGCTGGAATGAGTGTGAGCAGACAGTGGCCCTGTTGTCGCTTCTGAAGCGGGTCACCCGTACCCAAGCCCGCTTCCTGCAGCTCTGCCTGGAGCACTCGCTGGCGGACTGCAATGACATCCACCTGCTGGAGTCGGAGGCCAACAGTGCTG CCATCGTCAGCCAGTGGCAGCAGGAGTCCAAAGAGAAGGTGGTGTCCCTCCTGCTGTCCCACCTGCCTCTGCTTCAACCAGGCAACACGGAGGCCAAGTCGGAGTACATGAGGCTACTGCAGAAAGTGCTGGCTTACTCGATTGAGAGCAATGCCTTCATCGAGGAGAGCCGCCAGCTGCTCTCCTATGCCCTCATCCACCCAGCCACCACACTGGAGGACCGCAATGCGCTGGCCCTCTGGCTGAGCCACCTGGAAGAGCGGCTGGCTAGTGGCTTCCGTACCCGGCCAGAACCCTCCTACCACTCACGCCAGGGCTCAGATGAGTGGGGGGGGACTGCAGAGCTGGGCCCTGGAGAGGCAGGGCCAGGCTGGCAAGACAAGCCACCCCGGGAAAATGGACATGTGCCCTTCCACCCATCCACCTCGGTGCCGCCAGCCATCAACAGTATTGGGAGCAATGCAAATACAG GTCTCCCCTGCCAAATCCACCCTAGCCCACTGAAGCGCTCCATGTCACTCATCCCTACGAGCCCTCAGGCCCCTGGTGAGTGGCCAAGTCCAGAGGAGCTCGGTGCTCGGGCTGCTTTCACCACGCCCGACCACGCACCCCTCTCGCCCCAGAGCAGCGTGGCCTCCTCTGGCAGTGAGCAGACGGAGGAGCAGGGCTCCAGCCGGAACACTTTCCAGGAGGACGGCAGTGGTATGAAAG ATGTGCCCTCGTGGCTCAAGAGCCTCCGTTTGCACAAATATGCAGCCCTCTTCTCACAGATGAGCTATGAGGAGATGATGACACTGACTGAGCAGCACCTAGAGTCACAG AATGTCACCAAAGGTGCCCGCCACAAGATAGCCCTGAGTATCCAGAAGCTGCGTGAGAGGCAGAGTGTCCTCAAGtccctagagaag GATGTGCTAGAAGGTGGGAATCTGCGGAATGCTCTACAGGAGCTGCAGCAGATCATCATCACCCCCATCAAGGCCTACAGTGTCCTTCAGGCTACTGTGGCTGCTACCACTACCACCCCTACTGCCAAGGATGGGGGCCGGGGGGAGCCGCTGCTGCCAGGTGCTGAGCCTCCCCTAGCCCACCCTGGCACGGACAAGGGCACTGAGGCCAAGGACCCTCCAGCTGCAGAGAAGTATCCCCCTCCACCAGCTCCAGCTTCCACTGATGGCAGCGAGCCAGCGCCGGCTCCCGTTGCTGACGGAGACATCCCCAGCCAGTTTACACGGGTGATGGGCAAAG TGTGTACCCAGCTGCTGGTGTCCCGACCAGACGAGGAGAACATCACCAGTTACCTCCAGCTCATCGAAAAGTGCCTGACTCATGAG GCTTTCACAGAGACACAGAAGAAGCGACTGTTGTCCTGGAAACAGCAAGTGCTGAAGCTCCTCCGGACATTCCCGCGCAAAGCCGCACTGGACATGCAGAACTACCGGCAGCAGAAGGG CTGGGCATTCGGCTCCAACTCACTCCCCATAGCTGGCTCTGTGGGGATGGGGGTGGCCCGACGGACCCAGCGGCAGTTCCCAATGCCTCCCCGGGCCCTCCCACCTGGCAGGATGGGTCTCCTGAGCCCCTCGGGTATTGGGGGTGTCTCCCCTCGACATGCCCTCACCAGCCCCAGCCTCGGGGGCCAGGGCCGACAG AACCTGTGGTTTGCCAATCCTGGAGGCAGCAACAGCATGCCCAGTCAGAGCCGCAGCTCCGTGCAGCGAACCCACTCGCTCCCAGTCCACTCGTCACCCCAGGCCATTCTCATGTTCCCTCCAG aCTGCCCGGTCCCTGGGCCTGACCTGGAGATCAATCCCACCCTGGAGTCTCTGTGTCTGAGCATGACAGAACACGCCTTGGGTG ATGGGACAGACAAAACCTCCACCATCTGA